A region from the Rubrivirga sp. SAORIC476 genome encodes:
- a CDS encoding MBOAT family protein yields the protein MLFNSIPFLVFLPLFLVAYFATRGTARIVVCLAASYLFYGWWDWRFLGLIALSTGIDYSVGIKIVEAEAQAVKKRWLMLSLVSNLGLLAVFKYFNFFLDSVYRATAVFGFSESPMFLQVILPVGISFYTFQTLSYSIDLYRGSIEVERNLLRFATYVAFFPQLVAGPIVRASLLLPQLKRDHPFLWSGFLLGLGQVLLGYVKKVAIADSLAPFVDRVFDAPEAFTPISVAIGVFFYAFQIYCDFSGYSDIAIGLARMLGFDFGVNFDTPYFSKSFSEFWTRWHISLSSWLRDYLYIPLGGNRGGTLKTYRNLSLTMLLGGLWHGASWNFVVWGALHGLYLVVQRLLGPSYGRLVDRLRVPRLVSDGLMMLVVFLLTCFAWIFFRSPDFSTSAEVIAQIASLDSLRPADIQLKVTVLKGFLLIGMLVAVEVWSKRVVLPSVVLDRPVFRTLAYAAALWIIFLFGAFDGGRFIYFQF from the coding sequence ATGCTGTTTAACAGCATCCCGTTCCTGGTCTTCCTCCCGCTGTTCCTGGTCGCCTACTTCGCGACCCGGGGGACGGCGCGCATCGTGGTCTGCCTCGCGGCGAGCTACCTGTTCTATGGCTGGTGGGACTGGCGCTTCCTGGGGCTGATCGCGCTCTCGACGGGCATCGACTACAGCGTCGGCATCAAGATCGTCGAGGCGGAGGCGCAGGCGGTCAAGAAGCGATGGCTGATGCTGAGCCTGGTGAGCAACCTGGGGCTGCTGGCCGTCTTCAAGTACTTCAACTTCTTCCTCGACTCGGTCTACCGGGCGACGGCGGTGTTCGGCTTCAGCGAGTCGCCGATGTTCCTGCAGGTGATCCTGCCGGTCGGCATCTCGTTCTACACGTTCCAGACGCTGAGCTACTCGATCGACCTGTATCGCGGGTCCATCGAGGTGGAGCGCAACCTGCTCCGGTTCGCGACCTACGTGGCCTTCTTCCCGCAGCTGGTGGCCGGGCCCATCGTGCGGGCGAGCCTGCTGCTGCCCCAGCTCAAGCGGGACCACCCGTTCCTCTGGAGCGGCTTCCTCCTCGGCCTCGGGCAGGTGCTGCTGGGGTACGTCAAGAAGGTGGCCATCGCCGACTCGCTGGCGCCGTTCGTGGACCGGGTGTTCGACGCCCCGGAGGCGTTCACACCCATCAGCGTGGCCATCGGGGTGTTCTTCTACGCCTTCCAGATCTACTGCGACTTCTCGGGCTACTCGGACATCGCCATCGGGCTGGCGCGGATGCTGGGCTTCGACTTCGGGGTCAACTTCGACACGCCGTACTTCTCGAAGAGCTTCAGCGAGTTCTGGACCCGCTGGCACATCTCGCTGTCGAGCTGGCTGCGCGACTACCTCTACATCCCGCTCGGCGGCAACCGCGGGGGGACGCTCAAGACATACCGCAACCTCTCGCTCACGATGCTGCTCGGCGGACTGTGGCACGGTGCGAGCTGGAATTTTGTCGTGTGGGGAGCGCTCCACGGGCTCTATCTCGTGGTCCAGCGCCTGCTTGGCCCCAGCTACGGCCGCCTCGTGGACCGGCTGAGGGTACCCAGGCTGGTCTCGGACGGGCTGATGATGCTGGTCGTGTTCCTGCTGACCTGCTTCGCCTGGATCTTCTTCCGTAGCCCGGACTTCTCCACCTCCGCCGAGGTCATCGCGCAGATCGCGTCACTCGACAGCCTGCGTCCGGCGGACATCCAGCTCAAGGTGACCGTGCTGAAGGGCTTCCTGCTGATCGGGATGCTGGTCGCCGTCGAGGTCTGGAGCAAGCGCGTGGTGCTGCCCTCGGTGGTGCTGGACCGCCCGGTTTTCCGGACGCTGGCCTACGCGGCGGCGCTCTGGATCATCTTCCTGTTCGGCGCCTTCGACGGCGGACGGTTCATCTACTTCCAGTTCTAG
- a CDS encoding sulfotransferase, whose amino-acid sequence MAALDKPLVVLGAARSGTSMTSRVLMRHPDVAFWMEPKYMWKVGRPLAPDDVRTADEATPSVRKYIRKQFEAFAEKEGKPRFMEKTPSNCFRVPFVHAVLPDAKFLHVVRDGRDVTRSALRMWTKTPDKRALKRRLSNLEIPLRDAPFYAASVLRDVVGRQLFPAKAFVWGPQFPGIREVREEHGVLGACATQWRESVSAALAGLEGVPEDQQMTVRFEDVMADPEGVMSMILEFFELPPSTEVRDYARTFVDKDNGTSYEDELDPAEIDPFLEPLRSQLGYS is encoded by the coding sequence ATGGCCGCCCTCGACAAGCCCCTCGTCGTCCTCGGCGCCGCCCGCTCGGGCACGTCCATGACCAGCCGCGTGCTGATGCGCCATCCGGACGTGGCCTTCTGGATGGAGCCCAAGTACATGTGGAAGGTCGGCCGCCCTCTCGCCCCCGACGACGTCCGCACAGCCGACGAGGCGACGCCGAGCGTCCGGAAGTACATCCGGAAGCAGTTCGAGGCGTTCGCCGAGAAGGAGGGCAAGCCGCGGTTCATGGAGAAGACGCCCAGCAACTGCTTCCGCGTCCCGTTCGTCCACGCCGTCCTGCCCGATGCGAAGTTCCTCCACGTCGTCCGTGACGGCCGGGACGTGACGCGGTCGGCCCTCCGGATGTGGACGAAGACGCCCGACAAGCGGGCGCTCAAGCGGCGGCTCTCCAACCTGGAGATTCCGCTCCGTGACGCCCCCTTCTACGCGGCGTCCGTGCTGCGTGACGTGGTCGGACGGCAGCTCTTCCCGGCCAAGGCGTTCGTGTGGGGCCCCCAGTTCCCCGGCATCCGCGAGGTGCGGGAGGAGCATGGCGTCCTCGGCGCGTGCGCGACCCAGTGGCGCGAGAGCGTCTCGGCGGCGCTGGCCGGGCTGGAGGGCGTCCCCGAGGACCAGCAGATGACGGTCCGCTTCGAAGACGTGATGGCCGACCCTGAAGGCGTCATGTCCATGATCTTGGAGTTCTTCGAACTCCCGCCCAGCACGGAGGTGCGAGACTACGCGCGGACCTTCGTCGACAAGGACAACGGCACCTCCTACGAGGACGAGCTCGACCCGGCCGAGATCGATCCGTTCCTCGAACCCCTCCGCTCTCAGCTCGGGTACTCCTGA
- a CDS encoding glycosyltransferase family 4 protein yields MAKRLLFVNQHYWPDVAATGQILTDLAEHCAARGFEVEVLTGKAKYVSGGLDAPAEEVRNGVRIRRLATTSFGRGSKLGRIADYAGYYLGVLRSLLTGPRYDLVIVLTTPPLLGYAASIAKRVRGQRYAVWSMDLHPEAEIAAGMLAEDSLPARRLHAFNDTGYRHADLVVDLGFRMKERIAQRGVKADKLVTLGVWSDGGDVTPVERTANPVRQSLGIRDDQTVVMYSGNAGLAHRFDEVLEAMRMLRDDDRFVFLFVGSGPRRAAIEAFIAEHDLANATYVDYFPREDLAASLSTGDIHLLTLQEEMAGIAVPSKLYGVMAVARPVVMVGPARSEPGRTIQEHDLGAVIDPVAGDTASDLVEALRRLGDDPGTRAEIGARARSVFETEFDRPVLTERWAQLLAAHTEQVLDEVTEEVGAETA; encoded by the coding sequence ATGGCGAAGCGCCTCCTGTTCGTCAACCAGCACTACTGGCCCGACGTCGCCGCGACCGGCCAGATCCTGACGGACCTCGCCGAGCACTGCGCCGCGCGCGGCTTCGAGGTCGAGGTGTTGACGGGCAAGGCCAAGTACGTCTCCGGTGGCCTCGACGCGCCCGCAGAGGAGGTCCGCAACGGCGTTCGCATTCGCCGCCTCGCGACCACCTCGTTCGGCCGCGGCTCCAAATTGGGCCGAATTGCGGACTATGCGGGCTACTACCTGGGTGTTCTCCGGTCGCTGCTGACCGGTCCGCGCTACGACCTCGTCATCGTGCTCACGACGCCGCCGCTGCTCGGCTACGCGGCGTCCATCGCGAAGCGGGTGCGCGGCCAACGGTACGCCGTCTGGTCGATGGACCTGCACCCGGAGGCGGAGATCGCTGCCGGGATGCTCGCCGAGGACAGCCTCCCCGCCCGCCGCCTCCACGCGTTCAACGACACGGGCTACCGCCATGCCGACCTCGTCGTGGACCTCGGCTTCCGGATGAAGGAGCGCATCGCCCAGCGCGGCGTCAAGGCGGACAAACTGGTCACGCTCGGCGTCTGGAGCGACGGTGGCGACGTGACGCCGGTCGAGCGCACCGCCAACCCGGTCCGCCAGTCGCTGGGCATCCGGGACGACCAGACGGTCGTGATGTACTCCGGCAACGCCGGGCTGGCCCACCGCTTCGACGAGGTGCTGGAGGCCATGCGGATGCTGCGTGACGACGATCGGTTCGTGTTTCTGTTCGTCGGCTCCGGTCCCCGCCGTGCGGCCATCGAAGCGTTCATCGCCGAGCACGACCTGGCGAACGCCACGTATGTCGACTACTTCCCCCGCGAGGACCTCGCCGCGTCGCTGTCCACCGGCGACATCCACCTGCTGACGCTCCAAGAGGAGATGGCGGGCATCGCGGTGCCGAGCAAGCTGTACGGCGTCATGGCCGTCGCGCGACCCGTCGTGATGGTCGGCCCCGCGCGCTCGGAGCCCGGCCGGACGATCCAGGAGCACGACCTCGGGGCGGTCATCGACCCGGTTGCCGGCGACACAGCTTCTGACCTGGTGGAAGCGCTCCGCCGCCTCGGCGACGACCCCGGCACGCGAGCAGAGATCGGGGCCCGGGCTCGGTCCGTCTTCGAGACCGAGTTCGACCGGCCGGTTCTCACGGAGCGCTGGGCACAGCTGTTGGCAGCGCACACGGAGCAGGTGCTCGACGAGGTGACCGAAGAGGTCGGCGCCGAGACGGCGTAG
- a CDS encoding glycosyltransferase family 4 protein has product MSSRGGTVTLVYDSPISFSGQYAATALIRDTLADSDWTFQAVEYPALDRTAGTLKRYASYAAKTARCWAALALRARPGTILHINLPQSPVAFAKMGWPLRLIESVRSGVPVVVSLHGSVFMSWERDQSEAQAFLRILRAADVVTVLGPVQRARLVEWGIQVDRVRIVENTSELTPVSDDAVIAKQHAAEQEPVRLLHLSLLVESKGYPEYLEALEILGTRDLGRRVEAVLCGPPSFTSFCTRFTTVESKAAWIEERLAAINASDSVSATWIPGARGEAKEALFENAQVFVFPSQFPVEAQPLVLLEAMASGCALISSTVGEIPSTLGEGTALLLDETTPVAIADAIERLVRDADLRASLAQAGLDRVRTTFSLDRYASTWDEIFSSLLPASA; this is encoded by the coding sequence ATGAGTAGTCGCGGCGGAACGGTCACTCTCGTCTACGACAGCCCGATCAGCTTTTCGGGCCAGTACGCCGCGACCGCGCTGATCCGCGACACGCTGGCCGACAGCGACTGGACCTTTCAGGCGGTCGAGTACCCGGCCCTGGACCGGACCGCTGGGACGCTGAAGCGCTACGCGAGCTATGCCGCGAAGACGGCGCGGTGCTGGGCGGCGCTCGCCCTGCGGGCCAGGCCGGGGACGATCCTGCACATCAACCTGCCGCAGAGCCCGGTCGCGTTCGCGAAGATGGGCTGGCCGCTGCGGCTGATCGAGTCCGTGCGCTCCGGCGTGCCGGTGGTGGTGTCGCTGCACGGGAGCGTGTTCATGTCGTGGGAGCGCGACCAGAGCGAGGCGCAGGCCTTCCTCCGGATCCTGCGCGCGGCCGACGTGGTGACGGTCCTCGGACCCGTTCAGCGCGCCCGTCTGGTCGAGTGGGGCATCCAGGTAGACCGGGTGCGGATCGTGGAGAACACGTCCGAACTGACACCCGTCTCGGACGACGCCGTTATTGCAAAGCAGCATGCCGCAGAGCAGGAGCCGGTCCGGCTGCTGCACCTGAGCCTGCTCGTGGAGTCGAAGGGCTACCCGGAGTACCTGGAGGCGCTGGAGATCCTCGGCACCCGCGACCTCGGGCGGCGCGTCGAGGCGGTCCTGTGCGGCCCGCCCTCGTTCACGTCGTTCTGCACGCGGTTCACGACCGTCGAGTCGAAGGCCGCTTGGATCGAGGAGCGGTTGGCGGCCATCAACGCGTCCGACTCGGTCTCGGCGACCTGGATCCCGGGCGCGCGGGGAGAGGCGAAGGAGGCGCTGTTCGAGAACGCGCAGGTGTTCGTCTTCCCGAGCCAGTTCCCCGTCGAGGCCCAGCCGCTCGTGCTGCTCGAAGCCATGGCGAGCGGCTGCGCGCTCATCTCCAGCACCGTCGGCGAGATCCCGTCGACGCTGGGGGAGGGGACCGCGCTCCTGCTCGACGAGACCACCCCCGTCGCCATCGCCGACGCCATCGAGCGGCTCGTCCGCGACGCCGACCTCCGGGCGTCGCTCGCGCAGGCGGGCCTCGACCGCGTGCGGACCACCTTCAGCCTCGACCGGTACGCGTCCACCTGGGACGAGATCTTCTCCTCGCTGCTGCCCGCCTCCGCATGA
- a CDS encoding sulfotransferase domain-containing protein, giving the protein MQHRRNLTKPSYVLQKLALYGRSRLTMDREDVLLAFYPKTGSTWVRFFLYNILTGSASQATFDEVNAAMPEYGNPTMFTPWPFEGPRLVKTHLPFSPVLFGSNRVMLTVRDPRDIMVSLYHYAKAKKTLEMEGTIHDLIYDEEMGMEPFFKHFASWKPRAGHIVRYEDLKDEPIEAFGGICAYLGLDADVEAIEAALEKSSVQRMRDAQKASTESFKNHDPNFVFARKATAGQWQEHFDERALTYYRQLCDTYGFDLYE; this is encoded by the coding sequence ATGCAGCACCGCCGCAATCTCACCAAGCCGTCCTACGTGCTCCAGAAGCTGGCCCTCTACGGGCGCAGCCGACTCACGATGGACCGCGAGGATGTCCTGCTCGCGTTCTACCCGAAGACCGGCTCCACCTGGGTCCGCTTCTTCCTCTACAACATCCTGACCGGCAGCGCGTCGCAGGCCACGTTCGACGAGGTCAACGCGGCGATGCCGGAGTACGGCAACCCGACGATGTTCACGCCCTGGCCGTTCGAGGGGCCGCGGCTGGTCAAGACGCACCTGCCGTTCTCGCCGGTGCTCTTCGGCTCCAACCGCGTGATGCTGACGGTCCGCGACCCGCGCGACATCATGGTGTCGCTCTACCACTACGCCAAGGCCAAGAAGACGCTGGAGATGGAGGGCACCATCCATGACCTCATCTACGACGAGGAGATGGGCATGGAGCCATTCTTCAAGCACTTCGCCTCGTGGAAGCCCCGCGCCGGTCACATCGTCCGCTACGAGGACCTGAAGGACGAGCCGATCGAGGCATTCGGCGGCATCTGCGCCTACCTCGGCCTCGACGCCGACGTGGAGGCCATCGAGGCGGCCCTGGAGAAGTCGAGCGTCCAGCGCATGCGCGACGCCCAGAAGGCGAGCACGGAGTCGTTCAAGAACCACGATCCGAACTTCGTCTTCGCCCGCAAGGCGACGGCGGGCCAGTGGCAGGAGCACTTCGACGAGCGCGCGCTCACGTACTACCGCCAGCTCTGCGACACGTACGGCTTCGATCTGTATGAGTAG
- a CDS encoding sulfotransferase domain-containing protein, translating to MTDADLRFFVLGAQKSATSWLYYCLRDHPEVVLPSAKIEHGYLGSPLYEEKGHAWYLDRFPEAPAGAVGGDVAVDYLLDPDAPAAIAAHVEAPRLVALLRNPVDRLVSAYFWSLRKNQLDNEPLDTHLGFFLNQGVGFPERHQNRFVDELVTRGFYGQQLEPYIDRFGEDSLLVILYDEVKEDPARVVERVYRHIGVDPAFVPDSLGTRPKVNTRNRAVIALERLTKGRKLARVTDRMHRLLSKVSEPPKEMTDRQRADLLARFEPHIRHTEAVLARLPEANRPVTTDLTDLWT from the coding sequence ATGACCGACGCCGACCTCCGGTTCTTCGTCCTCGGCGCCCAGAAGTCGGCCACGTCGTGGCTGTACTACTGCCTCCGCGACCACCCCGAGGTGGTCCTGCCGTCGGCCAAGATCGAGCACGGCTACCTGGGCAGCCCGCTCTACGAGGAGAAGGGCCACGCGTGGTACCTCGACCGCTTCCCTGAGGCGCCCGCGGGCGCCGTCGGCGGCGACGTGGCGGTGGACTACCTCCTCGACCCGGACGCGCCCGCGGCCATCGCGGCCCATGTCGAGGCCCCGCGCCTCGTCGCGCTGCTCCGCAACCCCGTGGACCGCCTCGTCTCGGCCTACTTCTGGTCGCTCCGCAAGAACCAGCTCGACAACGAGCCCCTCGACACGCACCTCGGCTTCTTCCTGAACCAGGGCGTCGGCTTCCCGGAGCGTCACCAGAACCGGTTCGTGGACGAGCTCGTGACGCGCGGCTTCTACGGCCAGCAGCTGGAGCCGTACATCGACCGGTTCGGCGAGGACAGCCTGCTCGTGATCCTCTACGACGAGGTCAAGGAGGACCCGGCGCGCGTCGTCGAGCGCGTCTACCGCCACATCGGCGTCGACCCGGCATTCGTGCCGGACAGCCTGGGGACGCGCCCGAAGGTCAACACACGCAACCGGGCGGTGATCGCGCTGGAGCGCCTCACGAAAGGCCGCAAGCTGGCGCGCGTGACCGACCGGATGCACCGCCTGCTGTCGAAGGTGTCCGAGCCGCCTAAGGAGATGACCGACCGCCAGCGCGCCGACCTGCTGGCTCGGTTCGAGCCGCACATCCGCCACACCGAGGCCGTGCTCGCGCGCTTGCCGGAGGCCAACCGGCCCGTGACCACCGACCTCACCGACCTCTGGACCTGA
- a CDS encoding NAD(P)-dependent oxidoreductase has translation MTPHRILVTGTDGMVGRWVTDLLVAEGHHVIGVDKRDLTESRPGYDKHVLNILDRDGLLALFAAEQPEAVVHLAARTDLDGETLKDYDDNITGVRNMCDAVRATGSVQRAIYTSSQLVCEIGYTPASDTDYKPTTVYGESKVRTEQITREEDGGGVTWCITRPTTVWGPHMSEHYQSLLRYIQQGRYFHAGRSPLHKSYAYAANIAHQYRQMLLVDAEAIHRKTFFLADYEPLSLRAYTDGLQKRLGAKPIPTMPLPLARALAKTGDLLNAAGLRRFPFNSFRLNNILTEYVIDLSATEAVCGPLPVGFEQGVDETAAWFLAKENS, from the coding sequence ATGACCCCGCACCGCATCCTGGTCACCGGCACCGACGGCATGGTCGGCCGCTGGGTCACCGACCTGCTGGTCGCCGAAGGCCACCACGTCATCGGCGTCGACAAGCGCGACCTGACCGAGAGCCGCCCCGGCTACGACAAGCACGTCCTCAACATCCTCGACCGCGACGGGCTCCTGGCGCTCTTCGCCGCCGAGCAGCCCGAGGCGGTCGTCCACCTCGCGGCGCGGACGGACCTGGACGGGGAGACGCTCAAGGACTACGACGACAACATCACGGGCGTCCGCAACATGTGCGATGCCGTCCGGGCGACGGGCTCGGTACAGCGCGCCATCTACACGTCGTCGCAGCTCGTCTGCGAGATCGGCTACACGCCTGCCTCGGACACCGACTACAAGCCGACGACGGTGTACGGGGAGAGCAAGGTGCGGACCGAGCAGATCACCCGCGAGGAGGATGGCGGCGGCGTCACGTGGTGCATCACGCGCCCGACCACCGTCTGGGGGCCGCACATGAGCGAGCACTATCAGTCGCTGCTGCGCTACATCCAGCAGGGGCGGTACTTCCACGCGGGGCGCTCGCCGCTCCACAAGTCGTACGCGTACGCGGCCAACATCGCGCACCAGTACCGCCAGATGCTGCTCGTGGACGCGGAGGCGATCCACCGCAAGACGTTCTTCCTGGCCGACTACGAGCCGCTCTCCCTGCGCGCCTACACCGACGGCCTGCAGAAGCGCCTCGGCGCGAAGCCGATCCCGACGATGCCGCTGCCGCTCGCGCGAGCGCTCGCGAAGACCGGGGACCTGCTCAACGCGGCCGGCCTGAGACGCTTCCCGTTCAACTCGTTCCGCCTCAACAACATCCTGACGGAGTACGTGATCGACCTCTCCGCCACCGAAGCCGTCTGCGGGCCGTTGCCCGTGGGCTTCGAGCAGGGCGTCGACGAGACGGCCGCGTGGTTCCTCGCCAAAGAGAACAGCTGA
- a CDS encoding bifunctional 2-polyprenyl-6-hydroxyphenol methylase/3-demethylubiquinol 3-O-methyltransferase UbiG, giving the protein MANPSLHQSAYPEARFGGFSRVDGTVAFYTRVRALVHPGMKVLDVGCGRGKSVENAVPFRRDLRNLRGLGDHVLGIDVDPGASENPTLDEFRLMEDIENWPVEDASIDLILSDYVLEHVEDPDAYVRELHRVLKPGGIFCARTPNKLGYVALVAQVVPNHLHAKVVGQTQENRESHDVFPTFYKMNTVGAVRKALGPAFETEIVRHAGEPTYFTFSPLAYRFGAVMHRMLPGPLQNQFFVFARKRR; this is encoded by the coding sequence ATGGCAAACCCCAGTCTCCATCAAAGCGCCTACCCCGAGGCCCGCTTCGGCGGCTTCTCCCGTGTGGATGGTACCGTCGCGTTCTACACACGCGTCCGCGCGCTCGTGCACCCGGGGATGAAGGTCCTGGATGTGGGCTGCGGGCGCGGCAAGAGCGTCGAGAACGCCGTCCCCTTCCGGCGGGACCTCCGCAACCTCCGCGGCCTCGGCGATCACGTGCTCGGCATTGACGTGGACCCCGGCGCCTCCGAGAACCCGACGCTGGACGAGTTCCGGCTCATGGAGGACATCGAGAACTGGCCCGTCGAGGACGCCTCCATCGACCTCATCCTCTCGGACTACGTGCTGGAGCACGTCGAGGACCCGGACGCCTACGTTCGCGAACTGCACCGCGTGTTGAAGCCGGGCGGCATCTTCTGCGCGCGGACGCCCAACAAGCTCGGCTACGTCGCGCTGGTGGCGCAGGTGGTCCCGAACCATCTCCACGCCAAGGTGGTGGGCCAGACGCAGGAGAACCGCGAGAGCCACGACGTCTTTCCGACGTTCTACAAGATGAACACCGTGGGCGCGGTCCGGAAGGCGCTCGGGCCGGCCTTCGAGACGGAGATCGTCCGTCACGCCGGGGAGCCGACGTACTTCACGTTCTCGCCGCTGGCCTACCGGTTCGGCGCGGTCATGCACCGCATGCTGCCGGGGCCGCTCCAGAACCAGTTCTTCGTTTTCGCGCGCAAGCGGCGCTGA
- a CDS encoding O-antigen polymerase, with protein sequence MILLVGSAVIVFVLGAAVASVVALGSVDYALLNVAGACCLAVLLWVPFLKPDYQPIEPLSFVMLAVLVGITLKPAYIAFGPEYMEGYLLLNRQEPAFLLNGAFLALVGLSMLSVGYLLVLPRPGLSRLRVFATPVWSRDRLVLVGFVSMAIALAAMYLYIGKLGLSGVIEDFSRKRFYEVEGAEFERSALGYYRTAASVVGPVFLFVLAWALGRKAKIGKVEMVFIGLLVFMSVVFPFFNSSRTKVLMILLEALVIWKCVRGRIPTWMVTAIGIGMLALLLLLTALRPKAAEVSSFGDFLGVNALLETTVGSRHFLDLTKTSHIIEGVPDQLTYQYGMTYVAWVFMPVPRTVWLDKPALGAGPIIGQQIFGMQRAGVPPGMIAEAFLNFGYLGVLFCPFLIGVGLRWCYELFRPVLHTASGASLYAVTLIPVSWTTITGGFSQMMVALGVAVVPLLAIIFFVRVRQGPRSHAV encoded by the coding sequence GTGATCCTGCTCGTGGGGTCTGCCGTGATCGTATTCGTGCTGGGGGCGGCCGTTGCGTCGGTGGTGGCGCTCGGATCGGTGGACTATGCGCTGCTCAACGTGGCGGGGGCCTGTTGCCTGGCGGTGCTGCTCTGGGTGCCGTTCCTCAAGCCCGACTACCAGCCCATCGAGCCGCTGAGCTTCGTGATGCTGGCGGTCCTGGTCGGGATCACGCTGAAGCCCGCCTACATCGCGTTCGGCCCGGAGTACATGGAAGGGTACCTGCTGCTGAACCGCCAGGAGCCCGCGTTCCTGCTGAATGGGGCGTTCCTGGCGCTGGTGGGGCTGTCGATGCTCAGCGTGGGCTACCTCCTCGTGCTGCCCCGCCCCGGCCTGAGTCGGCTGCGTGTGTTTGCCACGCCGGTCTGGAGCCGGGATCGGTTGGTGCTGGTCGGCTTCGTCAGCATGGCGATCGCGCTGGCGGCGATGTACCTCTACATCGGAAAGCTCGGGCTCTCGGGCGTGATCGAGGACTTCTCGCGCAAGCGGTTCTATGAGGTCGAGGGGGCCGAGTTCGAGCGGAGTGCCCTCGGGTACTACCGCACCGCCGCCTCGGTGGTCGGGCCGGTGTTCCTGTTCGTGCTGGCGTGGGCGCTCGGGCGGAAGGCCAAGATCGGCAAGGTGGAGATGGTGTTCATCGGTCTGCTGGTGTTCATGTCGGTCGTGTTTCCTTTCTTCAACAGCAGCCGCACCAAGGTCCTGATGATCCTGCTGGAGGCGCTGGTGATCTGGAAGTGCGTCCGCGGCCGGATCCCCACCTGGATGGTGACCGCCATAGGCATCGGCATGCTGGCGCTCCTGCTCCTGCTGACGGCGCTGCGCCCGAAAGCTGCCGAGGTGAGCAGCTTCGGAGACTTCCTCGGCGTCAACGCGCTATTGGAGACCACCGTCGGGAGCCGGCACTTTCTGGACCTCACCAAGACCTCGCACATCATCGAGGGGGTCCCGGATCAGTTGACCTACCAGTACGGGATGACTTACGTCGCGTGGGTGTTCATGCCGGTCCCGCGCACCGTCTGGCTCGACAAGCCGGCGCTCGGGGCCGGGCCCATCATCGGGCAGCAGATCTTCGGGATGCAGCGGGCGGGCGTGCCACCAGGTATGATCGCCGAGGCGTTCCTGAACTTCGGTTACCTGGGGGTGCTGTTCTGCCCGTTCCTGATCGGGGTGGGCCTGCGATGGTGCTATGAGCTCTTCAGGCCGGTGCTGCACACCGCGTCGGGTGCGTCGCTGTACGCGGTCACGCTCATCCCCGTGAGTTGGACCACGATCACAGGCGGGTTCAGCCAGATGATGGTGGCGCTGGGCGTCGCCGTCGTCCCGCTGCTGGCCATCATCTTCTTCGTGCGCGTCCGGCAGGGCCCGAGGTCGCATGCTGTTTAA